One window of Marmota flaviventris isolate mMarFla1 chromosome 5, mMarFla1.hap1, whole genome shotgun sequence genomic DNA carries:
- the Smim15 gene encoding small integral membrane protein 15, whose translation MFDIKAWAEYIVEWAAKDPYGFLTTVILALTPLFLASAVLSWKLAKMIEAREKEQKKKQKRQENIAKAKRLKKD comes from the coding sequence ATGTTTGACATAAAGGCTTGGGCTGAGTATATTGTGGAATGGGCTGCAAAAGACCCATATGGGTTCCTTACAACAGTTATTTTGGCCCTTACTCCACTGTTCCTAGCAAGTGCTGTACTGTCCTGGAAATTGGCCAAGATGATTGAAGCCAGGGAGaaggaacaaaagaagaaacaaaaacgtCAAGAGAATATTGCAAAAGCTAAACGACTCAAAAAGGACTGA